ACGCGAACTGCACCTGAGAAATCACGCCGCAGCGGGCGACACTGATTGTGGTTTCGACTATGGCTACTGGTGGGTCGAATGGGGCGGCTGCCTCGACACGATTAAGGATAACGAAACCATCCGCGACAACCTGATGGCCATTATGATGGGCGCCTGGGACCACGTGAAAAACGGCGACCCCACGGATCCCAACTACCCGAATCCGGACTCTCACGGCGCGAGCCACTGGGCGCTGGATTGGTTCGGCTTTGTGCCGGGCAAACGGGAAAGCCGTCGCTTCAAGGGGCTGCACACCATCACCGAGTTAGACGTGATGGCTGGGAGCTCTTTTCCGGATTCGATTGCCTACGGTGGTTGGCCCATCGATACGCATCCACCGGAAGGGATCGATGCGATCGACGAGCGGCCCGCGGTGCAGCACGAGGTGCCCTACTTGTTTGATATTCCGCTGAGCGCCTGCGTCAGCCGCAACATCCCGAATCTGATGTTTGCGGGGCGTAATATTTCCGCCACCCACCTCGGCTTCGCTGCGACGCGTGTGATGGCCACCTGCGCCGTGATGGGCCAGGGAGTCGGCGTGGCTGCGGCCTATGCGACGCAGAAGGATCTGCAACCGGTGGATCTGCCCAAGAACACCGCAGCCATGCGGGCAATACAACAGGAGTTGCTGCGTGAGGATGCCTACCTGATTGATCCGCAAAATGAGGATCCGCGCGATCTGGCACGCGCTGCCAAGGTGTCGGCCAGCAGCGAACAATCGGGCGGTGAAGCGGCCAATGTGCTTTCCGGTCAGACCCGGGCCACCCATGGCCCGAAGGGTGTCGCCCCGCAGCGTATGAAGTCCGGCATCCACCGCTGGATGAGCGATCCGGCGCAAGGATTGCCTGCGTCCCTTGAACTGAGCTGGGATCAGCCAGTGAAAGTGGGCGAAGTTCAGTTGATCTTCGATACCGGCCTGCACCGCGTGCTCACTCTCAGTATGAGCGGTGGCTATACCAACATCATGCAATGGGGACAACCGCAGGAAGAAACCGTCGCCGCCTACAAGATCGAAGTGGAGCGTGATGGAAGCTGGCAAACGCTGGCCGAGGTCAAAGACAATTACCTGCGCCGCAGATGCCACGCTGCTGATGAAGCCGCGCTGACCTCGCGTTTGCGTCTGACTGTGCTCGGCACGCATGGCCTCGACCATGCCCGCGTTTGCGAGATCCGCGTCTATCCAGAAGCCACTCCGGGCTTTCTGCAGGACACTAACAGCGATGCTTAAATGATCGATTTGAGACAGTTGACTCCTCCCACCCGTTCTGCGGGTGGGAATCGGGCTCGACAGTGCTGGTTGTTGCTGGCTCCGGCCATGCTCCTCCTCGGAGGCTGTCACACGGCGAGCATTGCGCCTCCCCCTGCACCGCAGAATCTGCTCGCGCATTGGAGCAGTGAAAGCGTCACAGTGGATGGCCGCTTGCTGGAATCGGTCTGGGAGCACGCGGTCGCCTATCCGCTGAGCTTCTCGCTGGCCGACAGCCCGGAGGGGCAGTCCCCCTCCGAAGCTGGAACTGTGCGCCTGGCCTGGGACAACGAATATCTCTACGCGGCCTTCGAGTTTCAGGACTCGGACGTGATTGAAGAAGGCGATGCCGACCAACTGCAGCAGCAACGAACGGGCGATGTCGCAGAGCTGTTTCTCAAACCGCAGGGGCAACCTTGGTATTGGGAATTCCACGTGACCGCGCGCGCTCGCAAAAGCGCCTTCTTCTTTCCCAGTCAGGGGCGCTCAGGCCTGCCGAGTAATTTCGATTTTGAGCATGGCACCCGCGCTGGCGCGATGATCGATGGCACGCTAAACGAGTGGAGCGACCAGGACGGTGGTTGGACGGCCGAGATGGCCATTCCGCTGCGCGAGCTCAGCGTGCAAGGCGAAGACTTCGCCCCCGACAGTGAATGGCGTGTATTGGCGGCTCGATACAATTACGCGTTCTCCTTGCCCGCGCCCGAACTGTCTTCTGCCCCTCAACTTCCACGAACCTCTTTCCACGACCACCCCCACTACGGATTTCTTCAATTCCAGAAACCGCACAGTGCGGCGGCAGCGACCGAAACGCCGGACACGGCAAACTAGACGACATTTGAATGAATAACAAAAAAGAATTACGACTTGGCTTGATCGGAGCGGGACGACGCGGGGCATTCGCCCAATACATGCATCAGCCGGAGAACAATGTTTTCCTCACGGCCGCTGCCGATACCGATCCGGAAGCGCTTAAAGCGTTTCAGGAAACAATCGAGCGCGAGGTCTACGTGACCGAAGACTATCATGAATTACTGGCACGCCCCGATATCGACGCGGTGCTCATTTCCACGCCGGATGATCTGCACGAGGAACACGCGATCGCGGCATTGAAGGCGGGTAAAGGCGTCTATCTCGAGAAGCCGATCGCTATCACCATTGAGGGTTGCGACCGCATCCTGGAGACCGCGCGCGAGCAAAATGCCAAACTCTACGTCGGGCACAATCTGCGCCACTTTGCTGTGATGCGTAAGATGAAGGAGTTGATCGACTCCGGCGCGATTGGCGAAGTTAAGACCGCTTGGTGCCGTCACTTCATTTCCTACGGCGGCGACGCTTACTACAAAGACTGGCACGCCGAGCGTAGCCGCACCACCAGCCTGCTGCTGCAAAAAGGTGCGCACGACATCGATGTGCTGCACTGGCTCTGCGGCGGTTACACCGAAACGGTCACCGCCATGGGCGAGCTCTCGCTCTATGATCAGATCACCGATCGGCGCGATCCGGAGGTCAAGGGCGACACCTACTGGAACATGGATAACTGGCCGCCGCTCTCGCAAAAGGGGCTGAATCCGGTCATCGATGTTGAGGATATTAATATGATGTTGATGCGCCTGGATAACGGCGTGATCGCTACGTATCAGCAATGCCACTACAGCCCGGATGCCTGGCGCAACTACACTATCATCGGCACCGAAGGACGCATTGAAAACTTCGGCGACATGTCGGGAGAGTGTATGATCAAGCTGTGGAATAAGCGTCACAACTATCAAGCCGAAGGGGATGCCGAGTTTATCATTCCTAAAGAGGAGGGCTCGCATGGCGGGGCCGACCCCAAGATTATTGACGAATTTATCCGCTACATGCGCGACGAGGGCGGCGGCACCATTACCTCCCCCGTGTCGGCCCGCTATAGCGCGGTCACCGGCTGCAAGGCCACCGAGTCGCTCAGAAACGGCGCGATCCCGGTCCAGGTGCCGACCTTAGCGAAGGATCTGGCTGACTATTTCGATAAGTCTACCGGACAGTAATCGGCTCTAAATTCCTTTCGGCGATTCACGCCATATTTTTTTAACACCACAGCTGCTCGCGTTCGCGCGAGTGATCTAAATCAGCACAATGTTTCAACTTGCTCTCACTAATCTCCACCCGGTGGACCTCGGGATCATCGGAGTGATTCTCGCGATTGTTATCGGGTTCGCCATCTACTCGCAGCGATACACGCGCAGTGTGGCGGATTTTCTGTCGGCCAACCGTTGCGCCGGTCGCTACTTGCTGACCGTGGCCTCGGGCTCGGCGGGTATGGGGGCGATTTCGATCGTGGCGACTTGGGAGAAGTTTTATCAATCGGGCTTCACTGCCTTGTTTTGGGGGCAGATGTTGGCGCCGCTCGGGCTGCTGATGGCGCTGTCGGGCTGGATCATCTACCGCTACCGTGAGACGCGGGCCATGACGCTCGCCCAGTTTCTGGAGATGCGCTACAGCCGCCGCTTTCGTGTCTTTAGCGGGGCCCTGTGCTGGTTGAGTGGTGTGTTGAACTATGGGATTTTTCCGGCGGTCACGGCGCGGTTTTTCATCTACTTTCTGGGATTACCGGTCCACATGTGGACGGTGCCGGGCACGGGCTTGGAGTTGAATCTCACCCTCGGTGTTGTCATGGCGATCATCCTGATCTCGGCCTTGTTTGTGACGCTGAGCGGCGGCCAGATCTCGGTCATGGTGACGGACTTTATCCAGGGGCAGATCAGTAACATCGTCTTTCTGATATTGCTCGGGGTGATGCTCTATCTCTTTCCGTGGAGCGTCATTGTCGATACCCTCATGCAGGCACCGGAGGGCGCATCCAAGCTCAACCCTTTCGATACAGGCTCACTGCCGGACTTCAATCCGCTCTTCTTTTTGATCCTGATGTTCCTCACCGTCTATAACTACATGGTGTGGCAAGGCAGTCAGGGCTATAACGCTTCGGCGATCAGCCCGCATGAGGCGAAGATGGCAGGCATTCTCGCGCAGTTCCGCAGTGGGGTCACTTATTTGCTGATCCCGCTGGCCGCTATCTGTGCCTATGTGCTGATGAATGCGCCGGTGCACGAAGCCGCCACCCTGGCCACACAGTCGACGCTGGACGCGATCGGCGACCCTCAGTTGGCCAAGCAAATGACCACGACCGTGGCCATGTCGCAAATCCTGCCGATCGGAGTGGTCGGCTTGTTGGCGGTCGTCATGATCATGGCCTCGCTGGGCACGGACACCACTTACCTGCACTCCTGGGGCAGCATTTTCGTGCAGGACGTGCTCTTCCCGATCCGCCAATTGCGCGGACACGAAGATCGCTTAACTCCCGAAACCCATCTGCGCTGGTTGCGCTGGTCCATCGTCGGGGTGGCCGCGTTCACTTGGTGCTTTAGTATGATTTTCCCACTCAAGGAATACATCCTCATGTATTTCCAAGCCACCGGCGCGATCTTCACCGGCGGCGCGGGTGCCGTGCTCATCGGCGGGCTCTACTGGAAACGTGGCACCACCTCCGGCGCATGGGCATCGATGATTGTGGGCTCCTTCCTCGCGGTGGGCGGCATCCTGACGATTAATATCATCTGGCCCAATGCCGTGCCGGCTTTACAGAATGCCTACCCCGCCAGCGAATGGATACAGTCCCTTCCGGAAAAATTCTGGCTGAATGGTGTGCACATGGCCTTCCTCGCCTCCCTCTCCGCAACGGCTACTTATGTGATCGTCAGCCTGCTCTCTCCCGATCCGCAGCTCAACATGGACAAGCTGCTGCACCGTGGCGAATACGAGGCCAAGACACCTGAGGGAGCCGACCACATAGCACCCGTAGTGACCGGCTGGCGCGGACTGCTGCCCGGAGCGGAATTCACCCGGGGCGACCGGATCATTTACTACCTGAAACTGGGCTGGGTCATGTTCTTCTTTGTCACTTTCATCGGCATCAGCCTCTGGCAAGTCTTCTACAAATGGCCCGACCAATGGTGGGCAAACTGGTGGCTTATCAACCTCATCCTGACCGGCGTAACCGGCACCCTCACCACTATCTGGTTCCTCATCGGCGGCTTTAAGGATCTGAAGGCGATGTTCGCCCGCCTGTCCACTATCCAGCGCGACGCCGAGGACGACGGCACCGTTAACTAGCCTGCCCTACATCTCTTGCAGCAGGGCTTTGCCACCCTGTCGACCAGTATGAAACCATTTCACATTATTCTACGCTACGGGCTGGACCCGTTCAACGGGCTGGAAGAAAACTACCGCCGCTTGCTCGACTTCGTCGAAGAGTCGGGCATCGGGGAGGTCATGTTCCTGATTGCCCCCGAGGAACGCAGTCAGGGGCATGTCACGCTCGACGAGATCAAGCCATGGATTGAGGCGATCCAGCGGATCAAGCCACTGCTCGCGAAAAAAGGAGTCGGAGTAAGCCTGAATCCCTGGACCACGACCTACCATGCCGGACGCGGACGCCACCTGCATTCGGGACAAAGCTTCCGCTTAATGATCGGAGAGACCGGCGCGAACAACGGACTGTCCCCCTGCCCCTTGTGCGAAAATTGGCAGGCCTATTTGATCGAAATCTTCTGCCACCTCACCCGTGAAATCGAGCCCGTTGCCATGTGGATCGAAGACGACTGGCGATTGCACAATCACGGCGAGGAAATGGGCTTTGGCGGATGCTTTTGCGAAGTTTGCCTGGAGCGTTTTGCGCAAAAAACAGGCGAAGCGGCCGACCGCGAAACCGTGCTCGCGCGCATCTTGGCCGGCGGAACGCCGCATCCATGGCGCACCCACTGGCTGGAGCACGCAAAAGAATCCTTGCTCGAGCCAGCAGAAAAACTCGCAGCGGCATTGAAGCAAGAAGCCCCCGCCATGCGTATCGGCCTCATGTCCAGCATCCCCGATGTCCACTGCGTGGAAGGCCGTGATTGGAACCGGCTGATGGATCTATGGAGCCAGGGCGACAAATACCTGATCCGCCCCCACATGCCTCCCTACACGGAAGAGCCGCCGATTCAGACCCCGCCCACCTATTCCCGCCACACCCTCGCCAATCTGGACGGGGACTGCGACATTTTCCCGGAACTGGAAAACTCGCCCCGCTGCGGCCCTTACAGCGTATCACACGCCTACTCTATCTGGGAAATTCAGAACGCCATTCTTTACGGTGCGCAAGGGATCACCATCAACCATTTTGATAACATGGGGATGAACACCTACTACGACCGCGATTTCGGCAAAGCGCTCGGCGCGAAGCGGGAGGTGTTCGATGCACTCATGGACCTCGAACTCGATGATCGCAAGGCACGCGGCGTTAAGATCCTCTTCTCGCCCGACGTCGCCCGACACACACAGACAGCCAACACTGCATCGCTCGACGCGGCACAAATAAATGCCAACGAAGGCAGCCTCAAAGAGCTCCAAGCCAATTCGGTGGCCTGGAGCAAGGTCTTCTACACTCTCGGCATCGCCCACGGGTTTACCCGTAGTCTCGAAGGCGATGACATCCTCGCCGTATCCGATCAGACCCTACGCTGCTACAGCGACAGTGAAATCGAAACACTACTCAGCCGCAAGCTCCTGCTCGATCTGCCCAGCGCCGAAATCCTTGTGCAACGCGGCTTTGGCGCACTGATCGGAGTTCAAGACATTGCCCGCATCCCGCTCGAGCAGTCCCCCTACTCCATCGAAGAAGTAGACGCCACCTTCTTTGGTGAACTCGAAGGCGGCGTCAAAGCACGTATGTGCGCCCAACGCTGCACCCACGCCATCGGCGTGCTCCACTACGCTCCCGGCGTCGAAACACTCTCCACCATTAAGAACGCGCAGTTGGATACCCTCTTTCCCGGCTCCGGGCTATTCACCAACACATTAGGCGGCACCATCTATACCACTTGCTATCCGCTCGATAGCGCGCAATTCTACATGGCCTACTTCAACCGAGTGCGGCAGGAATACTGGACCAAATTGTTATTCAAAATGGGCGGAGCTGAGCAGACCATCGCCTGCGAACACCCGCTTCAAGTGCATGCCCACAACCTTCAGGACGGCATCTCCATCGCCGCCACCAATGTGATATATGACACAGTCAAGCGCCTCGTCATCAAGCTACCCAGCTCCGACATCGCAGCCAAAACCTTTCAAGTCCTAAAGAAAGCAAACTGGGAAACTATCCGACCCAAAGTAAGCCACTCCGAAGACGTAGCCACCCTACAATTCGATCTAGAAATCCCCACACTCCAAACCGCATTCATCACCATTCGGAGATAGTGCATAGAGCTCGCTGAACGCTGGACACCGAATCCTTCGGACGCAACGTGCGCGATTGGCAACACGTTTTGCCCCTAAAGCTTGGTATCACGATCCCCACACTGGCAGGAAAGCCTCGTAGAAATATCGTTATTTGCTCATTCAAGCGTCCCTCTTTTAAGACCTCATAAGATACTTGCCAATCAAGCCCAGAAGAAAAACCATTCAATAACGTTACCCCACAACGTAAAGCACCTCAATCGAATTGCCTTTAGGTGTAATGGAGTTGAGCGGTCGCCACACAATCCTGACTTGAAGTGATCCTCACCCAGTGAGCACTGAATCCAGACGGGAAAGTATAGCTTTGGTAGCCCTCAGCAGGCACCTCGACGGTGGTATAACTATGCCATTCCCCACATCCCATGAAGTCGACTTCAACATTGAAAGAGACTGCGCTCTTCGACTTATGGCTCAAATGCAAGACCTTTTGATCAAAACCAGTCATCAGATAGGGGTCGGAAGTCTCGTTAGACCGGACTTCATCGTTCCACCATGGTCCTCCCCAGCCAGTGGGTTTCCCGTATTGCCAAAGGTCGTCGGTCTTGCCCATCCAAATCCCTGATTGAGGCTCCGCACAGTGCACATTCTCACCACCATCATGGCTACAATTGTCCGCTCCGATAACGAGTAGCCCCTTCCAAGTGCAAAAGTCACTGTGCACCCATAGGTGAGTCGAGATCGGACGGATGCCCCAGACTTTATTACCATAAGCCCACGGGGAAAGTTCATACCACATGCCGTGATGATCCATGAGCAGGCGCTCGTGTTCAACGGATCGGATACGTGGCCATTCCGTTTGCCACTTGTGCTCGTAAGTATGCGACGCTTTCGGGAGTCGATATCGGCGCCAAGTTTTATCAGCCTCCGTATAGACTTTCAAGATAGCGGACGCGCGATCCCAACCCGAGGCGAAAGTGGTTCCGCCAAAGTCCCCTAGGCCATGAACAGTGACGAAAGGCTTGCGCTCCAGAACGACCCATTCTTCACCATCAAACTCCGCGAGTGTGCCCTCCTGTTGTTCGCCGAGGTAATCTGCCTCGCTATAGTCATTATTAGAGACCACTAACTTATCTTTATTAGTATAGCAGTCTTTGAAATGACATTTCATTTCACCGGGCGTATCCAACTCTTGAGTGAGATCGAAGAGTAGTTGGCATTCCAGCGTCTGGACATTCAACTCGAAGAGTTCCCCCTCCATACCCAGCATGTAAACATGGCTATCAGGTTTACTCAGGTGCTTGGCGGTGCCACATAGGCGAATGTCAATCAGTTCTTCGACAGTGCGTACGTTATGCTCCCGGTCAATGACGTGGGGTCCGATAACCAACTGACTCGTCGGGCTATGGACGAAACGATTCGCATAGGTCCCATCGACTCCAGCCGGATGACGGGTCATGTTAAAATCTCCATCAATCACACGGAGGCCGGATCCAGTGCCCGATGTTTTTCGATGAGAGACATAATTCAGAACATACAGTTTGCCAAGCCATGGCATAAGGCAGCCGATTCCAATTTCGCTGCGGGGCGGCCCAAAGTCGGCAACCTGTGCGAGTGAAGGAATGACACCTGAGTAATTTGCGGGGAGATGAGTATTTTGATTCATGACCACCACTCTGAGACCTATTTCCTTCTTGTGGAAGTCCGGTAAAATGTGTTCAGTCACATTTTACCGACACATGCAAAATACCCCCAATAAACGACCTACAATTTATGATGTGGCAAAGTTGGCCGGAGTCAGTCACGCCACTGTATCTCGGGTCGTGCGCGGCGCAGACATCGTCAAGCCCACAACGATTGAAATAGTAAAAGCAGCCATTGAAAAATTAGGTTATCGCCCCGATCCAGCTCTATCCGCTCTGGCCGCATATCGCTCGAATATGCAGCCGCATCAAGGCCATGGTGAGACCTTGGCCTTTATAGATTGCGACGGTTCTGAATATTCAGAAATCGTATATGCAGGGAGTTTAAAAGAAGCGTCCTCACTCGGCTATCAAGTCGAGAAATATGAACTGTCTGAACAAACCCGCGAACAACATCAACTTGCTAGACAACTGTATCACCGAGGAGTCCGTGGATTGATATTCGGCCCCAGCAATCAAGAAAGAGAGCTGAGCGGGTGGAACTGGGATGAACATGCGGCACTGACCTTAGGAACCTTAATGCACTCCCCGAGGCTGCATGCCGTGGCCGCAGACTACTTCTTTGGAGCTTACTCAGCCTGCCACCTATTACGGGGGCGAGGTTGCCAGAGAATCGGTTTAGCCATTGACCCGAGCCTCGAGGCCCGAACCAGCCATCGATGGCTGGGAGGATATTGCGCCGCAATGGATGGTCTTAATCAAAATATCTACCGAAAACCTTGGCCTCCCGCAAAACATTTTCGCACATGGTGCCGGCGCAAAAAGATCGACGGAATCGTCACTATCCACGGAGAATTGAGGGAATACTGGGAAGAGAATTTTGGAAATTTCCTAATGATATCTAGCTTAGACAATCAAGTAAACAAAGAGGGACAGCACTATGTCTTGGAACCGAGCGGTCTTGGCGAAGAAGCCATCCGTATGATCCATCACTTGCTACTAAAAAGAGAATACGGCCTACCTACGAAACCGAGGATAGTAATGATACCGGGCACGTGGACCGGCATCAATGAAATACCGAACTCAAACTGAGCTTCGCTCAAAAAGAAACCAACAAATCGACAGAATCGGTCACCGGATACGCTCCGGCTTCTGATAGTCTTCATCCATAGTATATGGCAAACGCCAGACCGCATCGCCAGATACATTGCAAAAATGCAGGTTCGAGGGCGACATCGTATCGGGATTGTCATTGCCCCCGTCCCAGGAAGCCACCTCCCAATGGCGAGGCGAACCACCGGGTCCAGGTCGTGGGTCGGAGCTCGTTGAATATAGAACAGCAGGATCCCCCCGGGCATCCAGACAGACATTGTGCAAATATACCAGACGCCCCTCGGATGCATAATCACGAACCAATGCCGCAATCTTGGGACAAGTCAGCGGCGGAACAACCGTTCCTCCATCTAACGCAGACCAAGTTTCACCCCCATCATGCGTTTGCACCACATACTAGAGTTCACGCCCCAAGGCGTGGCCGGTGTATTTCGTGAACAAAAGCAGAAAGCGGCCATCCGGCTGAGTGTGTAGATGAATACGCCCGAGGTCAAGAACCTCGGGCGTACAATTAAGTCAACTTAGACTTCCAGAACTGAATAGCACTAGAAGGCAAAAAATACTCCTACTGACGGCGACTTCTTCGAAGCATGGCCACCGCACCAAGAGCAGTGATCGCCATCACCAAGCTGGCACCGTTTGGCTCTGGCACAGTAACGAGGATATTGTCGATGTAATTACTACTATTCCCCTTAATGTAGATCGTAGAGAAACTCGAGAAGTCCGTATCGGTATGGGTTACAATTTCCTCTCCATCGACAGATAACGTCAGCAAGCCGGTCGACGCCTTCCACGACAAACTTATGCTCGCAAATCCAGTCCAATTTTCAGTGTCGTATGTAGCCAGATCGTCATTCGAAGAGCTTGTTTCGTCTGTTGCGGTAACATCATAGCCCGTAATGGCATGTCCAGAATTGCCAATGGCAAGGTCCGCGCTCCCATTGAATGTTGACCAGTCAGAGTAAGTGGTATCTTGGAATTTCGTAATGCTAACACTACCATTTCCTCCATACTGATTCACTAGACCGCTATTCCAGCCGAAACCATAGCCTGCCTCACCATCAGCGTCCAGCAACAGCATCCGCATCCCCCGCTGATAGTCGCTATGGAGCACATTCACAGACAGTGTCCAATCCTGGGTTATTGTCTGCCCTAAGTCCGTGTAGGCGACCCCATTCGCCAATTTCATGTATCTGTTGCCCGTCGGATTAGGATTCAGTCCATCCAACGGGGCAGGACCAAAATCCATAAGGGAGCCGGATAGCGGCGACGAAGCAAAACTCGACCATACCGCCTGAAGTTCAGTAGTATTCGCGTACTGCATATCATCCTCAAAGACAGTGGTCTGCGCGTGAGCCATCCCGGGAAAGAGAGCAAACGAGCCAAGGGCGAATGCAGGCAGGCTCATCAATGAACGCATGCTTATTATATTCGAGTATGTGTATTTGGGTGTTATTTTCATAGTTGTAGTTTATGGTGTTATTCTTAGTGGTGGGATAAATAATAGCTCAACAAAACCCCCGAAGACATCTCACTGCAAATCAGACTTCATGCAGCAAGCTGCAGGCTACATTCCCAGTCCTATCTTCAATGTGAATCTGTCTTTCCAGTTACTTGGGCTTCATCCAAGTTTTGATGCCCGAGGACAGTTCCGTCGTCCAACTCGTTCACCTGCTCAACTTTCAGGCGTGAGAAAAGTGCAATAATATCGCGCACCCCGCCCCAGGTAAACCAAACTGCAGTAATCAAAGCCATACACACCGGGATTCCAACACCGGTGACATGCCAGAAGGACTTCCAAACCTCTTCAGACCACGGCGAGATTAGGTTCCAGATGGAACCAATGACAAAGGTGGAAAACCAAAGCATACTCCAAGCAAATAAACCGTAGGAAATGCATTTATCACCAAACGTGAAATGTTCATTGAAATTGAGAATTCGCTCAAGGATCCCCTTGTTTTTATAGTCAACAGTCTGCATTTTAGCATCCCCAACTGCATCGACGATTTTAGCATACTTCCCACGGTGCAACATTCGATCCAGGTTGAAATCCTCCTTGCAGGTCAGCAACGACACGAGCACGTAGACGGTAATCGCGCACAGAGTCGCGATGAAAGACACTTGCATTCCGTGTAGCGGAAAGGACTCCGCCCAAATCAGACGAGCAATGATTCCGGAAACGGCTAGGCTGGACCCCGTAAGCAAGGCTGCCCATGCCCCAGTAGTTGTGCCCTTTTTCCAATAGAGTCCGCCAATGATCACGGCACCGGCACCACCGACATAAATCGCCGTCGTGACCGCCCACCACATTGCGATAAACTCAGTCTGCGGAAACATGGCGCCGAAGATGAAAGCGAAGATGGCAACCCCCGCAATGGATCGGCGAAGGATCTTAACATGCTGTTTGGGACCAAATGGCTTCTTCCGCAAAGGAACCAAAATATCCTGTACAAATAGACTCCCCCACGAATGCAAATGCGTCGAGTCCCCTCCAAAAATCCCCATGATCAAGATCGCACAAAACGCGCCTTTCACTCCAATAGGCAAGAGATACGAAACTGCCATCGGAATACGCATTTGATCTTGTGAATTCTCTCCCGGGATCATCGCAAGTGCGTTGTTCACCTGTATTGACTCCTGAAGAAAATCCGGATGCATCATGTAGGTCATGGCACACATGGCGAGCAGGTAGACCAATGCTTGTTTACCAAACTCCCGCCAGCGACCGAGAATGCTACCCATTCTGTTTTCGTGCGCGGTCAGACCGGCCGAGTTGTAGGCACTCTGATTCTGCCAAGCCATTGTTCCGTAGACGTTCACAAACGCCGCCATGAGAATGAACCATATATTGAAATCCTTCAGCGATAGAGAATCAAAAGGGTTGATCAAAGACTCTCCATCCGGGCGATCCGTGAGCACATCAGTGATCTGCCCCCAATCAAACATCAGCAGCAAACTGACAATAACAACCAAATAGAGAATCTGCGAAAGCATCCCTTCGATGCAATCAGTCACCATCACAGTGATCTGACCACCGACCAGGGTCAGGTAGAGTGTGACCGACAGCAGCAGTGCCATCACGATCATGTGAGTCGCAACGTCATACCCGAGGACTTCCGTGACGGGAGGTAATCCTATAAATGTAGTGATGACACGCGCACCGATCACCGGAATAATCCCAAAGTTGACGATCCCGGCGAAAAAGCCGAGGAAACCTGTAAAAACCCGAAAGCGCTTACTATAACGCAACTCGAAAAATTGAGCCAAGGTCATCGCCCGCGTCTCACGATACCGGTAGACAACAAACCCTGTGATCGAGATCATGAGCCCCACAGGTATGTTAATCCATGACCACCATGTCC
The nucleotide sequence above comes from Coraliomargarita algicola. Encoded proteins:
- a CDS encoding FAD-dependent oxidoreductase; translated protein: MTTTVTTQSQLNCDVCVAGGGPAGVPAAIAAARNGAKVILCQDRPVLGGNASSEIRMHIVGADGSGKRGSALATETREGGIIEEIRLENAVKNPQRSNSMMDLILFDMCQREPNLTLMLNTCVTAAQVEDGVIRSVTAERQSTEDVFQINAKIFIDCTGDGRLGVEAGAEFYEGRESKAEFGESMAQESHDTKRLGSTLLFQARKHDKPMPFTPPSWAKPFTERELHLRNHAAAGDTDCGFDYGYWWVEWGGCLDTIKDNETIRDNLMAIMMGAWDHVKNGDPTDPNYPNPDSHGASHWALDWFGFVPGKRESRRFKGLHTITELDVMAGSSFPDSIAYGGWPIDTHPPEGIDAIDERPAVQHEVPYLFDIPLSACVSRNIPNLMFAGRNISATHLGFAATRVMATCAVMGQGVGVAAAYATQKDLQPVDLPKNTAAMRAIQQELLREDAYLIDPQNEDPRDLARAAKVSASSEQSGGEAANVLSGQTRATHGPKGVAPQRMKSGIHRWMSDPAQGLPASLELSWDQPVKVGEVQLIFDTGLHRVLTLSMSGGYTNIMQWGQPQEETVAAYKIEVERDGSWQTLAEVKDNYLRRRCHAADEAALTSRLRLTVLGTHGLDHARVCEIRVYPEATPGFLQDTNSDA
- a CDS encoding sodium:solute symporter family protein, which translates into the protein MDLGIIGVILAIVIGFAIYSQRYTRSVADFLSANRCAGRYLLTVASGSAGMGAISIVATWEKFYQSGFTALFWGQMLAPLGLLMALSGWIIYRYRETRAMTLAQFLEMRYSRRFRVFSGALCWLSGVLNYGIFPAVTARFFIYFLGLPVHMWTVPGTGLELNLTLGVVMAIILISALFVTLSGGQISVMVTDFIQGQISNIVFLILLGVMLYLFPWSVIVDTLMQAPEGASKLNPFDTGSLPDFNPLFFLILMFLTVYNYMVWQGSQGYNASAISPHEAKMAGILAQFRSGVTYLLIPLAAICAYVLMNAPVHEAATLATQSTLDAIGDPQLAKQMTTTVAMSQILPIGVVGLLAVVMIMASLGTDTTYLHSWGSIFVQDVLFPIRQLRGHEDRLTPETHLRWLRWSIVGVAAFTWCFSMIFPLKEYILMYFQATGAIFTGGAGAVLIGGLYWKRGTTSGAWASMIVGSFLAVGGILTINIIWPNAVPALQNAYPASEWIQSLPEKFWLNGVHMAFLASLSATATYVIVSLLSPDPQLNMDKLLHRGEYEAKTPEGADHIAPVVTGWRGLLPGAEFTRGDRIIYYLKLGWVMFFFVTFIGISLWQVFYKWPDQWWANWWLINLILTGVTGTLTTIWFLIGGFKDLKAMFARLSTIQRDAEDDGTVN
- a CDS encoding carbohydrate-binding family 9-like protein, coding for MIDLRQLTPPTRSAGGNRARQCWLLLAPAMLLLGGCHTASIAPPPAPQNLLAHWSSESVTVDGRLLESVWEHAVAYPLSFSLADSPEGQSPSEAGTVRLAWDNEYLYAAFEFQDSDVIEEGDADQLQQQRTGDVAELFLKPQGQPWYWEFHVTARARKSAFFFPSQGRSGLPSNFDFEHGTRAGAMIDGTLNEWSDQDGGWTAEMAIPLRELSVQGEDFAPDSEWRVLAARYNYAFSLPAPELSSAPQLPRTSFHDHPHYGFLQFQKPHSAAAATETPDTAN
- a CDS encoding Gfo/Idh/MocA family oxidoreductase — protein: MNNKKELRLGLIGAGRRGAFAQYMHQPENNVFLTAAADTDPEALKAFQETIEREVYVTEDYHELLARPDIDAVLISTPDDLHEEHAIAALKAGKGVYLEKPIAITIEGCDRILETAREQNAKLYVGHNLRHFAVMRKMKELIDSGAIGEVKTAWCRHFISYGGDAYYKDWHAERSRTTSLLLQKGAHDIDVLHWLCGGYTETVTAMGELSLYDQITDRRDPEVKGDTYWNMDNWPPLSQKGLNPVIDVEDINMMLMRLDNGVIATYQQCHYSPDAWRNYTIIGTEGRIENFGDMSGECMIKLWNKRHNYQAEGDAEFIIPKEEGSHGGADPKIIDEFIRYMRDEGGGTITSPVSARYSAVTGCKATESLRNGAIPVQVPTLAKDLADYFDKSTGQ